The following proteins are co-located in the Castanea sativa cultivar Marrone di Chiusa Pesio chromosome 8, ASM4071231v1 genome:
- the LOC142607218 gene encoding uncharacterized protein LOC142607218, with translation MDYNDHIDNSDEDLSYDVESDEYDDEELYDLAVAGCHVGVTYYMKYIDKQPCRDSEQTGYMWLMDCLTGNETKCYEMFRMKPHVFLQLCNILQHTYGLQHTRHIRLEESVGICLMILGQGACYRMVQERFQHSGETIHRHFHRVLKRLNIMSMDILKPSDPTFSVVPRHIQKNPLYMPHFQDCIGAIDGTHIQVVVGDDKKASYYNRKGVTSFNVMAACDFDLLFTFVMAGWEGAAHDTRIFLDAIRRQSVNFPKPPLGKYYLVDAGYPLRKGYLPPYKGQRYHLSDFRRAGRGNHIEERFNYVHSSLRSAIERTFGVWKNKWKILKQMPPYDIKHQRNIIVATCVLHNFIRKHDREDEGFNWDEHGLDRPRSNSSGEGSSRQANIENIQDEEMKFVRNKIARSICGL, from the exons ATGGATTACAATGATCATATTGATAATAGTGATGAAGATCTTTCTTATGATGTGGAAAGCGATGAATATGATGATGAGGAATTATATGATCTTGCTGTTGCTGGATGTCATGTTGGAGTGACAtattatatgaaatatattgATAAACAACCTTGTAGAGATTCTGAACAAACTGGCTATATGTGGTTGATGGATTGTTTGACGGGTAATGAAACGAAATGTTACGAAATGTTTAGAATGAAGCCACATGTTTTCCTTCAATTGTGTAATATTTTACAACATACATATGGGCTTCAGCACACAAGACATATTAGGCTTGAAGAGTCAGTAGGTATATGTTTAATGATACTTGGACAAGGAGCTTGTTATAGGATGGTTCAAGAAAGATTCCAGCATTCTGGTGAGACTATACATAGACATTTTCATAGAGTTCTGAAACGCCTTAACATAATGTCAATGGATATCCTCAAGCCTTCTGACCCTACATTTAGTGTAGTTCCAAGACATATACAGAAGAATCCATTGTACATGCCACACTTTCAG gACTGCATTGGTGCCATTGACGGTACACATATCCAAGTTGTTGTTGGAGACGACAAGAAAGCTTCATATTATAATAGAAAGGGTGTGACATCTTTTAATGTGATGGCAGCATGCGATTTTGATTTACTTTTCACATTTGTTATGGCTGGATGGGAGGGTGCAGCACATGATACACGTATTTTCTTAGATGCTATCCGTCGACAATCTGTCAACTTTCCAAAGCCACCACTag gaaaatattatttagttgaTGCTGGATACCCCTTAAGGAAAGGATATTTGCCACCTTATAAGGGACAGAGGTATCATCTTTCAGATTTTCGACGAGCTGGTCGAGGGAATCACATAGAAGAGAGGTTTAATTATGTTCACTCATCACTTAGAAGTGCAATTGAGCGAACTTTTGGAGTGTGGAagaataaatggaaaattttgaagcaaATGCCACCTTATGACATTAAGCACCAAAGAAACATTATAGTTGCTACTTGtgttttgcataattttattagaaaacatGATAGAGAAGATGAGGGATTCAATTGGGATGAACATGGCTTGGACAGACCAAGAAGCAATAGTAGTGGAGAAGGTAGTAGCAGACAAGCAAACATTGAAAATATACAAGATGAGGAAATGAAATTTGTTCGTAACAAAATAGCTCGATCCATTTGCGGGttgtaa
- the LOC142606641 gene encoding E3 ubiquitin-protein ligase RGLG2-like isoform X1 yields the protein MGWIILYQSPFDQESQNFVPPQQSYTQQYYAPAQDYGSQNYGVGAEDFDHRRRLNRRYSRIANNFNSLEQVTEALARAGLESSNLIVGIDFTKRNEWTGAKSFRKRSLHHIGGGLNPYEQAISIIGKTLSAFDEDNLIPCFGFGDGPTSFAPVIEMAMTIVEQSGGQYHVLVIIVDGQRGGEVSTGLSKVNLPARDNSFAFNQTSKQVRFLLAKISIEIQVLPSLLASLILKRAKTDSLHCSEKTLQIC from the exons ATGGGGTGGATTATATTATATCAGTCTCCGTTTGACCAAGAAAGTCAGAACTTTGTGCCGCCCCAACAATCATATACTCAGCAGTATTATGCTCCTGCCCAAGACTATGGTTCACAAAATTATGGTGTTGGTGCTGAGGACTTTGATCACAGAAGGAGACTAAACAGGAGGTATTCAAGAATTGCCAATAATTTCAATTCATTGGAGCAG GTGACTGAGGCTCTTGCACGTGCTGGCCTTGAGTCTTCCAATCTTATTGTTGGCATTGATTTCACAAAACGCAATGAGTGGACAG GTGCAAAATCATTCCGGAAACGAAGTTTGCATCATATTGGAGGTGGCTTAAATCCCTATGAACAAGCTATATCTATTATTGGGAAGACATTGTCTGCATTTGATGAGGATAACCTAATTCCGTGTTTTGGATTTGGagatg GACCAACTTCGTTTGCACCTGTAATTGAGATGGCCATGACCATCGTGGAGCAGAGTGGGGGCCAATATCATGTGTTAGTCATAATTGTAGATGGACAG AGAGGCGGTGAAGTAAGCACAGGTTTGAGCAAAGTCAATCTTCCAGCCAGAGACAACAGTTTTGCCTTCAACCAAACTTCTAAACAGGTCAGATTTCTTCTGGCCAAAATCTCAATTGAGATCCAGGTGTTACCAAGTCTATTAGCTTCTTTAATCTTAAAAAGAGCTAAAACAGATTCTTTACACTGCTCAGAAAAAACACTAcagatttgttaa
- the LOC142606641 gene encoding E3 ubiquitin-protein ligase RGLG2-like isoform X2: protein MGWIILYQSPFDQESQNFVPPQQSYTQQYYAPAQDYGSQNYGVGAEDFDHRRRLNRRYSRIANNFNSLEQVTEALARAGLESSNLIVGIDFTKRNEWTGAKSFRKRSLHHIGGGLNPYEQAISIIGKTLSAFDEDNLIPCFGFGDGPTSFAPVIEMAMTIVEQSGGQYHVLVIIVDGQVQHCVLTSKRKDQAFERQFQLP from the exons ATGGGGTGGATTATATTATATCAGTCTCCGTTTGACCAAGAAAGTCAGAACTTTGTGCCGCCCCAACAATCATATACTCAGCAGTATTATGCTCCTGCCCAAGACTATGGTTCACAAAATTATGGTGTTGGTGCTGAGGACTTTGATCACAGAAGGAGACTAAACAGGAGGTATTCAAGAATTGCCAATAATTTCAATTCATTGGAGCAG GTGACTGAGGCTCTTGCACGTGCTGGCCTTGAGTCTTCCAATCTTATTGTTGGCATTGATTTCACAAAACGCAATGAGTGGACAG GTGCAAAATCATTCCGGAAACGAAGTTTGCATCATATTGGAGGTGGCTTAAATCCCTATGAACAAGCTATATCTATTATTGGGAAGACATTGTCTGCATTTGATGAGGATAACCTAATTCCGTGTTTTGGATTTGGagatg GACCAACTTCGTTTGCACCTGTAATTGAGATGGCCATGACCATCGTGGAGCAGAGTGGGGGCCAATATCATGTGTTAGTCATAATTGTAGATGGACAG GTACAGCATTGTGTACTAACTTCCAAAAGAAAAGACCAAGCATTCGAAAGGCAATTTCAGCTTCCATAA